ATTGCAAGTAGTGCCAGAACCGAAATGAATAGGTTTTCTAACCACTTTATTTTGTATAATGGTTTTAAATTTATTAGCATTCTTTTTTAAGATATAAGTTATAATTATTCAGTGAAAGAAATATATCCCTATTCGGATTATGTTTTAATTAAAAAAGCAATACTTAAAAAATACAAAGATTACTTTTGATGTTTTTTATACATAATTGGTTAATATAAAGTGAAAAGTCAAATTGATTTTGTTATCATTCCTACAAATTTTAGAAAGAGGTTTTTATGAATGTTTTATTAGTATCTCTTCAGAAAAATTTCAGTATTATAAGTTTAAAACTATTACATGAAATTCTCCGTAGGGAGGGCTTTAATTCTAATATTTTGTATGTACAAGGATTTCCCGAGGATTCTAAAAGTCTTGATTCATTAAAAGGATATATAAAAGACTTTTCACCCAGTTGGGTAGGAATAAGTTTAACTTCATCAGAATATAAATATGCCAAAAATTTTACCTTATTTCTGAAGAAAAATTTTGATTTCCCCGTAATATGGGGAGGAGTTGAACCTACGGTAACACCAGAACATGGCTTGCCTTATGCTGATTATGTTTGCATAGGAGAGGGTGAAAAAGCGGTGTTAGATATTTCTAACGCAATTAAGAATGGTGGAAAATTAGAAACGATAAATAATCTGGCATATAAGGATGGAAATGACATTCATATTAATCCATTAAATCCTCTTTTAGAGTCTATGGATGAATTACCTCATATCCCTCGTGTCTCTAAAAACTCCTTTTTCTTACATAAAGGAAAAGTAGTGGAACTTACTCATGAGTTAGTGCGAAAAAACAGTGTGCTTCATGCCAGCATATATAGAGTAATAAATTCACGCGGGTGTCCCATGCGTTGCACCTTTTGTGTGAATTCTTTCTATTACGATTTATACCCCAAATATCATTTTCGAACTGCATCGCCTGAACATATTATCGAAGGAATAGTGCGAGGGATACAGGAACCCTTACCAGTAGCGGTGATTTCTTTTTTAGATGAAAACTTTTTTGCACGAAAAAAAGAAGATTTGGATAAGTTTTTTAAATTATATAAAGAACGAGTGAACATTCCTTACATTATTTATTCTTCTCCTAATCTTATTACCGACGAAAATTTAGAAAAAGCAATGGATACAGGCTTGAGAGGAATACAAATCGGTTTGCAAAGTGGAAGTGAAAAAGTCTGTAAAGAGATATATAAAAGACCTATTTCTGTAAAGAAATTTTTAGATAGTGTTGAACGGGTTAAGAAATATGGCTTAATACCCAATATTGATGTTATTTGTGATAATCCTTATGAAACATTAGAAGATGATTTGGCAACGATTAATGTTTTATGTAAAATCCCGAAGCCTTACTTTTTCTATCTCCTTTCGTTGACCTTTTTTGAAGGGATACCGCTTCGCAAACGAGTGGAAAAAGAGAAGCCCGAAATATTAAACGACCCTCATGAAAAAGATATCTTAATTACAAAACCCAGTGTAGTAAATAAGTTAAAACATTTGGCTGGAATCTTCCCCTCCCGAATTGTCTTATCCCTTAGTAAGTGGTATAAGAAAAATCCAGAATCTAAAACATTAAAACTTCTTGTTGGAATATGTTTCTGGTTTGCTTTAATTTTTGTTCAACCCTTTATATTTCTCTGGATATTGTTTTTATTTAGCAAAAAGTCAATAAAGCAAATGTTGAAATATCTCTATTACTTTGTTGACTTTCGTATTTTCAAAACATTCAATTTCTGGAGAACTTCAAAAGATACAGCCCAAACTTAACTAACTATTCTATTATACACACCCCATTAATAAAATTTTAAAAAGGACCATTTTCTATAATTTGCCCTCTCTCTCCTTTTTACCTTTCCTTTTTATAAGATATTAAAAAAATATATCTATTATATTTTTTATGTAATTTTTCTGTTATTATATATTCATTAATTATTAACAAATAAGGATATGAGAAAGGGATAAAAATGAAAAGAAAAAATTTTTTCCATA
This genomic interval from Candidatus Hydrogenedens sp. contains the following:
- a CDS encoding radical SAM protein; protein product: MNVLLVSLQKNFSIISLKLLHEILRREGFNSNILYVQGFPEDSKSLDSLKGYIKDFSPSWVGISLTSSEYKYAKNFTLFLKKNFDFPVIWGGVEPTVTPEHGLPYADYVCIGEGEKAVLDISNAIKNGGKLETINNLAYKDGNDIHINPLNPLLESMDELPHIPRVSKNSFFLHKGKVVELTHELVRKNSVLHASIYRVINSRGCPMRCTFCVNSFYYDLYPKYHFRTASPEHIIEGIVRGIQEPLPVAVISFLDENFFARKKEDLDKFFKLYKERVNIPYIIYSSPNLITDENLEKAMDTGLRGIQIGLQSGSEKVCKEIYKRPISVKKFLDSVERVKKYGLIPNIDVICDNPYETLEDDLATINVLCKIPKPYFFYLLSLTFFEGIPLRKRVEKEKPEILNDPHEKDILITKPSVVNKLKHLAGIFPSRIVLSLSKWYKKNPESKTLKLLVGICFWFALIFVQPFIFLWILFLFSKKSIKQMLKYLYYFVDFRIFKTFNFWRTSKDTAQT